The following are encoded in a window of Armatimonadota bacterium genomic DNA:
- a CDS encoding sugar ABC transporter permease produces the protein MAAQVARRGRRRGPPLHFLAVFIGPSLLLYGAFVLWPAINAFLYSLLRWDGLGKPVYVGLKNFRSIVAHGSQFAVAFGHNVFLTVVPGALILALALYFAFVIHQRVPGARVFRITFFFPNVISSVAISLLWILIYSTAQVGLLNHALHAWFHVKQPVPFTSDQNLLWALVPMMAWAATGFYMVLLLAAMENIPESYYEAARLDGAGPTVLFRKITVPLIWDVITVGVIFLVIGGLKIFDVIWVMDNGQPSNSTHTMATLMYSKVFEEYNVGYGTAIAVFLFLQVLLATLLSQRLMRREALEY, from the coding sequence ATGGCAGCACAAGTAGCGCGCCGCGGCCGCCGGCGCGGACCGCCTCTACATTTTCTGGCCGTGTTCATCGGCCCATCACTGCTGCTCTACGGCGCGTTCGTTTTATGGCCTGCCATCAATGCCTTCCTCTACAGCCTGCTGCGGTGGGATGGGCTCGGCAAACCGGTGTATGTGGGGCTGAAGAACTTTCGCTCAATCGTCGCGCACGGCTCGCAATTTGCCGTTGCGTTTGGCCATAACGTCTTCCTCACAGTGGTACCGGGCGCGCTCATCCTTGCGCTGGCGCTCTACTTCGCGTTTGTCATCCACCAGCGCGTACCGGGCGCCCGCGTGTTTCGCATTACATTCTTCTTTCCAAACGTCATCAGTTCGGTCGCTATTTCGCTGCTCTGGATCCTCATCTACAGCACGGCCCAGGTCGGGCTGCTTAACCACGCGCTGCATGCCTGGTTCCATGTAAAGCAGCCGGTACCGTTCACTTCGGATCAGAATCTGCTATGGGCGCTGGTCCCGATGATGGCATGGGCGGCAACGGGATTCTACATGGTGCTGTTACTGGCCGCCATGGAGAACATCCCCGAAAGCTACTATGAGGCAGCCAGGCTGGATGGCGCTGGGCCCACCGTGCTGTTCCGCAAAATCACAGTACCCCTGATCTGGGATGTGATCACAGTTGGCGTGATCTTCCTTGTCATTGGCGGCCTCAAGATATTCGATGTCATCTGGGTGATGGATAACGGACAGCCATCCAACTCGACACATACCATGGCCACGCTGATGTACAGCAAGGTGTTTGAAGAGTACAACGTGGGTTACGGCACGGCGATCGCCGTCTTCCTGTTTCTGCAGGTGCTTCTGGCCACTCTTCTGAGCCAGCGGCTGATGCGGCGCGAGGCGCTGGAGTATTGA
- a CDS encoding extracellular solute-binding protein, with protein sequence MRRPALLLLLLPLCLAGCHLQPPGERHKTEIEVAVFEGGYGISWHKSIARAYERLHPGIHVNLWGDPRVDEKLKPRILRSDPPDAANSSLPFWKLIVANKLYPLDAALDSPAYGAKGTWRSTLVPGVLADSQYEGKTYAIPSNLSAWVCWYDQRMFDAHGWSVPQTWGQFMRLCAQIKAAHIAPLAFQGKYPYYAWATLLSLYQRIVPWRNYYAMQDAQPGAFLDPGFVRAATMMQQMALNYYEPGALAMTHTESQMEWCNGRAAMVFCGLWLENEMKNAIPKGFRMACFKVPPVTGGLGDPNAVYAGGGEDFVVFREAKHPRLAADFLKFMVSRQSSKSYITQLDTLSPVIGAADGLKLSSALSSAVTVLGHADHLFSDRLSGLYLDWNRNVVSDALGDLVSGHVTPLRFAQRLEAGMQAVRANPDIYKPPARGVPWQHK encoded by the coding sequence ATGCGCCGCCCAGCACTCCTTTTGCTCCTTCTGCCCTTGTGTCTGGCCGGCTGCCACCTCCAGCCGCCAGGCGAACGCCACAAGACTGAAATCGAAGTTGCCGTGTTCGAAGGTGGCTATGGCATATCCTGGCACAAGAGCATTGCTCGGGCTTACGAGCGCCTGCATCCCGGCATACACGTCAACCTGTGGGGAGATCCGCGCGTGGATGAAAAGCTGAAGCCGCGTATTCTGCGCAGCGATCCGCCGGACGCGGCGAACAGCAGCCTCCCATTCTGGAAGCTGATAGTGGCCAACAAGCTTTATCCGCTGGATGCGGCGCTCGATTCACCAGCATACGGCGCCAAAGGTACATGGCGCAGCACACTGGTGCCGGGTGTGCTTGCCGATTCACAGTACGAAGGCAAGACATACGCGATTCCCAGCAATCTAAGCGCCTGGGTCTGCTGGTACGATCAGCGGATGTTCGACGCGCATGGCTGGAGCGTGCCGCAAACCTGGGGCCAGTTCATGCGCCTGTGCGCCCAGATCAAGGCTGCCCATATAGCACCGCTGGCGTTTCAGGGGAAATACCCCTACTACGCCTGGGCAACGCTGCTGAGCCTGTATCAGCGAATCGTGCCGTGGCGAAATTACTATGCGATGCAGGACGCGCAGCCCGGCGCCTTTCTGGATCCCGGATTCGTTCGGGCGGCCACCATGATGCAGCAGATGGCCCTCAACTACTACGAGCCCGGCGCGCTGGCGATGACGCACACCGAAAGCCAGATGGAGTGGTGCAACGGCCGGGCGGCCATGGTGTTCTGCGGCCTCTGGCTGGAGAACGAGATGAAGAATGCGATCCCAAAAGGATTCCGCATGGCCTGCTTCAAGGTGCCGCCGGTAACCGGCGGGCTCGGCGATCCGAACGCCGTCTATGCCGGAGGCGGTGAGGATTTTGTTGTGTTCCGCGAGGCAAAGCATCCGAGGTTGGCGGCAGACTTCCTCAAGTTCATGGTGAGCCGGCAGAGCAGCAAATCGTACATTACCCAGCTCGATACGCTCTCGCCGGTGATTGGAGCAGCTGACGGGTTGAAACTCTCATCGGCTCTCTCGAGCGCCGTGACCGTGCTGGGTCATGCCGACCACCTCTTTTCCGACCGGCTCAGTGGTCTCTACCTCGATTGGAATCGCAACGTGGTGAGTGACGCTCTTGGCGACCTGGTCTCCGGCCACGTGACACCTCTTCGATTCGCGCAGCGCCTCGAGGCAGGTATGCAGGCGGTGCGAGCCAACCCCGATATCTACAAGCCGCCCGCGCGGGGAGTTCCATGGCAGCACAAGTAG